TCGCTATCGCTCAGACATTTCACATGGCTGATGCAAAACTCATTGAGAGAATCGTCGGACCAATCAATTCCGGTCACTCCGGTCAGAGTGACGGATGTCATCTCTCCGTCTCGCTCTGTAAGATCGAGATCAACGACGCGGCGTGACAGGTTAATCCTTATCCCGGTCAGCGTTCGATCGCGCAAGAAACGCTCCAGTTCCGTGATGCGATTCATGCGAGCGTAACTACAACGGCAGCTGAAAGCGCCCGTCAAGAATTCCCTGAACCGTCAGGTCTTCGTCGAGCTCTTCCCAGCGAAGGGCTGCTCCGTTCAGGCGAATCGAGATGCGAGCAAGCTGTTCTTCTGTTGCGTTTTTCAAAAGGCGGAAGCGATCAGCAGGAAAGGCAAGCAATCGGCCGTCCGATAGCTCGAGATGAACCATCCGCCCCTCTGTCCATGCACGCAGAGTAATGGCCTCGGAATGAACTTTCCCGACCGTGGAACTCATTGTATTTACCAATCAGAAGGGCCTGATGCTCAAAGACAAGTCTTTCTATTGTTCGGATTTCGTATGCTTTTAATCCGGAGTTCCTGGCCAGAACAACCGGATCGAGCCAGAATTTGCACTCAACGTCATCTCTCGTGACATGAATATGGGCGGGTTCTTCGCCTTCGTTCGAATAAAAATGAAAGCGGAACGGACCAATGTGCATCACTGTAGGCACAATTCATGCCTTCAGGCTCGTGTGCTCAGTTGAGCGATTGTCAGGAAATCGGATTTTTTCTTTTCTATGCTCGCCAATGCCCTCTTCTGACATATGCGCTGGCTGGCCTTACCTCTGCTCGTTGCAGTTCTTTCCTCCTGTTTGTCGGGCGCCATGCGTTTGAATACAGATCGCAGGGTTCGTTCTGCTGCAGAATCTCCGCAATCCTGTAACTTCTACGTTCAGGGAGAAGAGGATCATAGTAGACTTGGAATGTGGGATCTTACCGGAATGATATCGGCTCCTGTTCTGGATGTTGGCGTCATTTACTATCTCAGTCTTTCGAATCCCTGGTATGGCTTTGGATATTTTGCGCTGGGTTATCCTATGGTCGCTGCTGAGCGGGTCCCGCCGTGGGGCTTTGGCCGCTGGTGTGGAACACCAGAAGCGCCACAGCAGCCTCCGTTTGAGTATTACTATATGCTGGAATCAGCGAGCGACACATGCGAATTAACAGAAGAGAGAGAACGGTTCCTTGACTTTACTTTCCTGCACTTCAATGAGATTGCCGTGCATTGGTCGCAGATTGAGAATGCTGAGAGCGTTCCACCCCTTCCAATGGAGATGAAGCGCCTGTCGGTGCCGGCAGAAAAAGGCCTCTGCGTGTATGCCTATTACATGCCCGGCGGCGAAGAGGCCTTCAAGAAGGAAATGGTGGCGCAAAAAAAGGAACCAAACGAAGAATAATGACCGGATGTTTCTCGCAGTCATGAATTGCACAGTTTCCTGAACCTTTCGAGAATAGCACTGTAAAGAGGTTCTCCATCAATTTGTCGGATGATACCCAGCGCATATCCGAGCGATGCGGCTGCAAGGTTTAACCAGATGTCATGAATGTCGAATACACGCTCCGGTACGAAAATCTGAATGGCCTCATCGACGGAAGCCAGTGAAAGAGCTGCTATGAAGGATACCAGGATTCCAAATCTTCGATGCAGCCCTGAAGAAAAACCCAGACCGAGTGGAAAAGCCCACATAGCATGTATTACATTGGCCTTGCCCTGTCCGTCCTGGCCGACAAATACTAACGCTGGCATGGCCAGAACTGCCATGTGCGCTGGAACGATCAGGGAATAGAATCGAGAATTCTCTGGAAGCCGGGCCGTTATCCATAGTCCCAGGACCGTTCCGGTAACGATGAGAAATAACAGGTAGCTCGCAACGTTATGTTCGCTTTGAAGGAGAGAACCAGCTTGTTCTGACCCAAACAGAGTAGTTGCATAGATCGCGCAGGCATAGAGAAGAGGCGCCAGAAGCGGCACAATAGCGAACCTGTTCCAGATACGATGCCAGATGAAGACAATTAAGGCAACGCTGAATGATATCGGTGATCCGATGAATAGTACGGCCGACAGCGTTCGAAAGCTTGTATCCATAATCAAAACATCGGAAAAGGGAAGAACCCCTGACGACTCCCCCCCTCAATACGCCGTAATCAGAATCGTCTCGATCTCGTTGCGCTCCATATCACGAGGAGTGTTCTTGATAAGCGGATACTCGGCGGCAAGCTCGGCGATCTCGCCCAGTGTGGATTTGGCGATCTCGAAATCCGACAGGCGCTGTGCTACGTTCAGGTCAAGGTAGAGCTTGCGCACGCCTTCGACGGCCTTGATGGCCGCTTCGATGATTGAGATGTCGTGGATGTCCTGCTCAAGCGCCCGGGCGATCTGCACGTATTTTGACGCCGAGCTGGTGAGGTTATACTCCATCACATGCGGCAGAAGAATATTGAGGGCGCTATAAAAATCCATGCCCGTCACGAGATGAACGGACTGTGCGATGCTGTAGCTCAGGCCAAGCGCCGTGCTTGATGCAGCCATACCGCAGACGACGGAGGCGACGGCGAGGTTATACCTGGCCCCCTGATTCGCCTGATCGGTCATCAGCGTATTGATCGAACGCACGACAAGCTCGATGGCCTTCAGCGAAAGTGAGCCCGTAATCTCGTTGGATTTGCGCGAGAGGATGGATTCGACTGAGGCGGCGATGACGGCCATACCCTGACGCACGAGCTCGTTTCGCGACGGATTGGAAACGAGGTTCGGATCCACCAGAATGGCCTCGGGATACAACCTGTGATCTCTGTGATAAAAGAAATCGCCCGTGCTGCTATCGTAGCCGAACATATCGGGCGAGCTCTCTTCGCCGATGGTCAATCCGGTGGGAATACAGACCACGGGCATCGGCGCCTTTTTCAGCGGAAAGCGTTTCTGTTTCAATTCGCCGGCATAAACCTCGTTGCGGGCAAGCATGGCCAGCGAACGGGCGACCTGAAACGTATGGCGTCCGCCGATGGCGATGATGATGTCGGCGCCGCTGCGTCGCAGAAAGTAAGAGGCCGAATCCATCTGATCGTACGAGGGCAGCGAATGGAATTCATCATAGATGATGCAGCCCGACATCTGCTTCTTGAGGCCGGTAAGCAGGATCTGGTATTCATCTTCAGAGCGGATCTCTTCCTGAATACTGAAGACGAAGGGACGCTCGCCCAGATCGCGAATCAGGGTGCCCATGTTATGTGTGGAATTCCGCTGCACGTAGGTCCGCGTCGGAAACTGAAAATCGACCCATTCAAAGGATTGCACGCATCCCCCCTGTGATTCAGATAATTCTGATGCCTCTCATAAACGGAAGTGTTTTCGCGGTTCTCCGGCGGCGGGCGTCGGGAAAAGTGGAGGTATGAAAGAGATCGATCAGGATCGGATGGCTGCGGATCTACGCTCGGCCGGCATCCATTTAAAGAAAGATGCCCTTGATCGACTCTGGTCCTTTCATCGCATTCTACGCGAGCGCAACCGCGAGCTCAATCTCACGCGGCTTTATAGCTACGAGACGATGGTGCGCAAGCATTACGTCGACTGCCTGCTTGTAACCGAGCTGCTTTCAAAAAGCGGCCTGCGGCTTGAGGGCCCCGTCATGGATCTGGGATCAGGCGGCGGCTTTCCAGGAATGCCTCTGGCCATCGAATCGCCCGATACGGCCTGGTATCTTGTAGAAGGCCGCGAGAACCGCTGTGCTTATTTAAAAGAAACGGCGGCCGAGCTTGGCCTCTCGAACGTCACCGTCTACTGGCGCAAGCTGCAACCCACCGACGCCGTATCTGTGCGTGCCGTCATCACGCGAGCCGTCGAAGGCATGACGGGCACGGCTGAGCGCGTCAGCGGATCTCTCGAAAAAGGCGGATTGCTTCTGTTTATGAAGGGCCCTCACTGCGACGACGAGATCCGGGAGATGCAGGCAGAGCCCTATGAGCTTGTGCTCGATGAGCATTATACGCTACCCGGATCGGAGCGCGATCGACGTCGCCTTGTCGTCTTCAGGCGCACGTCCGAGCCGGGGCGCGGGCGCAGGCTCTATCCCTATGGCGAGACGGCCGAGCAGTGGAAGCATGCACTGCATATCACGTCGGCCGAGAACGTGCGTTATAAATCGCTGAAGAAGATCATGCAGGGCGGAGCGCGCTCCATCATGAAAGAAGGGCAGACACTCGTCTACGGGCGACGCGTCGTCGATGAGGTGCTGAACGAGACGCCCGAAAACGTCGAGGCCGTGCTGTTCGAAGAGCGGTCTGTGAAGAAAGGCCTTGCCGACGATGCCATGACCGACATTGCCCGGGAGGAGCGGCTTCCGGCTGGCATGGATCTGCTTGTGCTTTCCGGTCCGCTGATCGACGGCCTCGGTCTGAAGGGCTTCGAGCCGCCCTATCTGCTCTACAAGGTGAATCCCATTATACAGTGGGATGCCTCTGCGCTGACCGAGCCCACGCTCTTTCTGCCGCTGGGCGATCCCGAGAACATGGGCCTTGCCTTGCGCTCCGCACTTGCCTTCGGATTCAAAGAGATCATTCTTCTTGAAGAAGCGGCCTCTCCGTACCTGCCCACCGTCATCAGGGCGTCGTCCGGAGCCTCGCTGCGTCTGAACTATCGCCGCGGGCCGTCTATACTCAAGCTTGCTAACGTACTGGGCGAAATGCGTGCCGGCTTACCGGGCGGTGGGCCGGGAAAGGCTCTTGAAGCTCCGATCTTCTATCTCGATCGTGACGGGCAGGCGTTGCCCGAGCAGAGTCGGCCGGCGACCGCCTTTGGTCTGATCGTCGGCGAAGAGGGCAGGGGCATACCCGATTCCCTGCGCGAGCTCGCCGAGCAGGGAGCTGTGAAGGCGCTGAGCATCCCCATGTCAGAAGAGATCGAAAGCCTGAACGCCGCCGTCAGCCTGTCGATTGCCATGTATCAGCTCACGCTGACACGTTAGTTTTCGATCTGTTACTTTCAGAGAGTCCGCAGATCAGTAAATCAGCAAATCTCTATCGCTTGCGAGAGCCCGCCTTAGAAGTCGCTCCTGCGCTTCAGGTCGGGTTCGCCACCTGTTGTTGAAAAAAATGGAGTTGACTGCAAGTTTGAAGCCTGATCCAGTCTGCTCATGCAGACGACCGTCTTCCAGCGTTACGCCGAAGAAGACCTGTCGGAGTTCTCGGTCCGCGATATCAAGTATGCCCGCGCCCGGCTCGGTCTGCTGGACGCACTGCTCGAAGAACTACAGCACTCTCCGATTCATCAGATTCGCGTGAGAGATCTTTGCCGGCGGGCCGAGGTGAGCGAATCGGCTTTCTTCAATTATTATCCACAGAAAGACGATCTGCTTTTCTTATTCGTGCGGCTCTGGAGCATCGACGCCGCTCTATTCAATCGCAGCACCCCTTCAGGGCTGGAGATGCTGCGAGGTTTCTATAATTATACCGGTCGCATCGCCGAGCAGCATCCCTATCTGATGAAAGAGCTTCTCTCGTATCAGGCGCGGGCCGATATTCCAGGCCGGGCTCAGTTTGTTCCGCCTCTTCGTCCCTGTGAGAAGGTGATGGTTTTCGGTCGTGTTCCGGGTATGGAAGACATCTCAGATCTCGGCATCCGCGGCTTGATACAGCTCGGTCTGACCGATGCGATCAGGCAGGGCGAGCTGCCTGCTATGGATCTGGAGCAGGCGATGATCTCGGTGGGCAGTGTTTTCTTCGGAGTCGCCGGCCTTCTGGCGTCGCGTGATTTTCAAGGCCTTCCTGAGGCCTATGCTCGCTCGTTACGGATCGTCTTTTCGGGTCTGGGCGCCGGGTCGTAAAGGGACGATCGCCCATCCATACTGATCGAGAGGTTTCGTCGGATGCCGGGGCTCCGGGCCTGTAACGGTTATTCTATCTGTAATTCTATTTTATATTTTATAGGGGGAAATATGAAAGAGGGAAAATCAGAAAAGCCGATCAGGCAGCTCGAAGAGATCGAAAAAGAAGAGATCAGAGACCTTTTGAATGCTGGCTGGATGACGCATGATGCGATGTGGTTCAGCCATTGCGTTGCGGAATTCGGAATCGAACAGACAAATCGCATCAACAGAGCGGCCGTTCGCTCCATGGCTGCCATCGAGGCAAAGCGCATTAAGAAGCTGCTTGGTATGCGCACGGTTGAGAGTTACGATGAGATCCGGCATTTCGTTACGACGGGTTTTGGGCTCATTCGAGGCAGCTTCATGCGCTTCGAGTTTGATTTTCCGGGGGACAACCTCTTTGTATGGAATGTACCGCGATGCTTTGCTCATGACGGGGTGAAACGGCTGGGGCAGATTGAGAGGTACGAATGCGGTATCGTCGAGCGCATTATCGGTTGGTTCGAGGCCCTGGGCATCGGCTACTCTATTGATCCGGCTCCAAATGGCTGCCTGATGCACCGACAGGGAAAATGTGAGATGATCATCCGCCTGCAGGCTTCTTGACAGGCGTTTTTTGAAAAAAAAAGATGGAAAAAGGCGCCGCTTATCTGTCTATAGATATGCGGAGCATCCATACAGGGCAAGCCTGCACGGTATGGATCATGACCGTATTGACGGCCGGAGGAATGTTATGATGGATTTTATGATGAAAAAAGGCTGGATGGCGTTGCTTGTAAGTTTCGCCCTGCTGGCCTACTGTGGCAATAAAGAGCAAAAGGCCGTTGTCGAAGGTTCTGCCCCTGTTGCACGCCTGACGATTACAAAAGGCGACGTAAAGGTTGTTGAGGGCGAAACGGTGCGCACCGCTGCTGCCGGTCAGGTCCTCACAGCAGGGCAGCTGATTCGTACGGGAGCCGAGGCGATGGCAGAGATCTTCGTCAAAGATCAGGGCATTGTGCGTCTCAGCGCCAATACGGAATTCGCCCTGAAGCGTGTTGATGCAGAGGGCGTTGAGCTCGATCAGAAGTCCGGCAAGTCGACGGTCTTTCTCAAAAGGCTGAAGCAGGATTCTGAGTTCACGATCAACACGCCGACCTCGGTCGCTGCCGTTCGTGGAACGAGCTTCATGGTAGACGTAAAAAGCAAGACCGAGTCCACGTTTGCGCTGTATGATGGTGCGATTGAGGTGAAGAACGGCAAAGGTCAATCCGTCGTTCTTGACGGCAGGGGTGAGCTTTCGGTCACCGATAAGGGCGATATCTCAAAAGAGGCCATCCGACCGCTTTCGAAGGAATCGCTGGAGCATCTGAAAAAGATGGCCGTATTCCAGAAGACCCAGATCGAGGAATACAACAGCTTCATTGATGATCTTAAAGAGACCGATGCAATCAAGATGACCCGCGAAGAAGGCGATGTAAATGAGCAGGTCGCAAACATCAAGGATCGTCCTTCGTCTCAGGATAACACCGGAAAGGCATCGACCACCGATGAGAATATGATCCGACGCAATACAGAGAAGGATCCGCTGAAGATTCAGCCTCAGAAGACCTTCAAGTAAGAGTCGATTCGAAGGCCTTTTCATAAGGCAGAGTGCCACCAGATCGGTGGGATTGCGGGGCTTCAACTCTGTGCAGCAGCTAAAAACGGTTGCCGCCTGAGAGGAGCCCCGTTCCTTTATTCTGTGCTTCGTTTTTTTTCGTATGTTTGCCGCTCTGCCCGATCGGCTGTCGGCCGCCGTTTTTATAGATCCTCTTTTCTGAGTGCTGTGCTGCTTATGCCGGTGCTGCTGCTTGCCCAGGCGCCGCAAGTGCCACAGTCTCAGCAGCAGAACCCGGAAGTCAGCGAAGCCGATAAGAAGCCGACAGCGGAGGCCGTGCAGCCGATTGTTGAGTCCGCTCCGTTACCGCCGGCGACTGAAGAGCAGAGTGGGCCGGTCCGGCTGCTCTTTGCAGGCGACACGCATTTTCTCTGGGGCGTGCGTGATCAGCAAAGTCGGCGCGGTCTGCTTTCGCCGGTAGAGAAGATACGTCCGCTCTTTCTGGGCGCCGACTATCGCGTCATCAACCTCGAAACCGTCGTTGGTCCCGATGGAAAGAGCGTTAACCATAAGACTTATATATTCAGATCAGACCCGGAGAACCTGTCCGTGCTGAAGCATCTTGAAGTTCAGGGGCTCTTTCTTGCGAACAATCATACGTTTGATCTGGGCCTTCCCGGTATCGAGCAAACGGTAACGCATGTTGCGGCGGCAGGGCTGTCGTATTCGGGGATCGGCAAGAACGAGGCCGAGGCGATCAAGCCCTTTATTAGCGAGGTGCAGGGCCTGCGCATCGCATTCTTTTCGATTTCGACGGTAGGCCGCTACGATACCTTTGCGGCGGCGACAAGGCCTGGAACAGCACACCCTTCGCCCGCTTTTTTCGCCGAGCTGCGACGTGCTCGCAGTAAAGCCGACTTTGTCGTAGTGGGTGTTCACTGGGGCAACGAATACGAGCTGTTCCCCAATAACGAGCAGCGTGATCTGGCGCGCAAGCTTGTACGTGACGGCGCCGATGCCGTCATCGGTCACCATCCGCACGTGCCACAGGGAACGGAGTTTATCAATGGCCGGCCGGTCGTTTATTCTCTTGGAAATTTTCTTTTCGGTTCGGCAAACTATCAACAGACGCATAACCTGATCGCCGTTTTGCGAATCGACCGGAAGACAAAGCGGGCAATCGCGGTGGAGCTGCATCCTATCACGGGCAGATATCGAAGCGACGGATATGTCATCGACATGCCCCGCGAAGAAGAACGCACCGCGTTCTGGGAAGAGGTCTACCTGCTCTGCCAGAAGCTGAACCCGGCGCAGAACATCGTCTTTGAAGACGGCCTTCGGCGCATGGTGATTACCCCGTGAGTTGTTGTTTCAGAGGGCCGGTTGCAACACCGGATCTCGAACGTCGGGGCCTTTGCGGCGCGTACCTTCGCATTTTTCAAAACCGACTCTGATGCGACTGATGGCGGCATCGTTGAGTTTTGTTCCCTGCAGGCCTGACATTCCCGTACCTGTGCGACAGAGCAGCTCTCCCGTACGGGCCAGATCTTCTTCGACGTAATGTCCGTTACTCAGCAGCTGCAGATTGAACTCAAGGGCTCGCTGGAATTCACCGGCGTTCATGCGAATGGTCGCCTGCATGCGGATGAGATCGGGGTTCTTCGACTGGCGGGTTTTCTCAAGCAGGCGCAGCAGATCAGCGCTACTATCAAGCTTCAGACCGAGGCGAAAGTAATGAACGTAGAAATCGTCTTCACTGAGGCCGCGCTCTTCAGCGAGGCGGTAATAGGGCAGGGCCTCTTTTTCGCGCTTCATATCTTCAAGGATGAGCCCGGCCAGAAAGTAGGCCTCGGGCATGTTGTCGCGCAGATCAAGGACTCTTTTCGTTTCGTCAAGGGCGGCCGAGAACGAGCCCGTAAGCCAGAGGGCGCGGGCATGATTGTATCGGTACACGGGATGATAGGGTTCGAAGGCGATGGCCTTTTCGAAGGCCTTCAGCGCTCGCTCCTGATCGCCAGATCTTGAATAGAGATAGCCGAGCATGTTCCACGCCGGATCAAGCTCGTTGTTTTTTTTGAGGCATTCTTCAAGCATGAAGATGGATGTGGCAAAGTTGCCTTTCTCGAACTCGAGGATAGATTGGAAATAGAGATCGATTCCGTTTGTGGGGTTCAACGCCTTCAATTCGGTGAGTAGCGCCTCGCCTTTACGAAAGTTTTTGAGAAAAAACTCACGTGTGATTGCGGATGTCAGGTCTCTGATCTTCAAACGCTGGTTGGCCTTTTCAAGAGCCTTCTCATCAAAGAGTTTGTTTGCATCGATGGGCTTCTGCGGTTCTTTTGCCGCTTCGAATGCGGCGCTCTGAACCGTTTTCCATTCGCTGAAGAATCCTGGAAGCAGAGTAGAAACGGCCATCGTCGAGGCCAGTAAGGCAGAAGAAAGAGAGATCATGTTTATGCTCAGCTCGGGCAGGCGCCCGGCCACCGATTTAAGAAGCTATACCAGCGATCTTTCCACACGGCCGGTACAGGATCAACCTTTTTCAGGGCTTCAAATTGTTCGAGATTGCCACAGTCATACCGCAATCCCGAATAGAGAGAGCCCTGCAGGCGATCGCCAGGCATCGCCGCATATCGTTGAAACGTGTCGCGCAGCTCTGCCACTGCGCCGGGCTCGATATCGCTGACGGCATCGGTATGAAGAAGCGAAAGGCCTGAGTAGTAGAAGCTTCCGGCGCCCATTCGCAGCGGCACAAAACGTTCGGAAAGGTGATTGGCCAGACTATCTGCCAGACTATCAACGACAGGCTCGAACCCGCGCTCCGTGTTGCCGGGTTCTTTCGGGCATAGATAAAGAAAGAGGTCTCTGGACCCGGCCGGAGCTTCGGGCCGGCGATCGGGCCAGAAGATCGTATCGGGGTTCATGTACAGGAATTGCCCCTGAAGCGGCGTCGTCTGCATGGCATAGCGGATGCCGCCAGCCGTTCCAAGAATGCGTTCTTTCTCTTCGCTGAAGTGTATCGGGAAGAACGGAAAGTCTTTCAGGTATTCTTTGATCTGGTCGCCGCGATAATGCAGGTTGATGATGCATCGTTCGATCTGCCATTCATGCAGAAGAAAAAGCGAATAGGCAAGAAGCGGTACGCCGTGAACCGGAAGAAGCGGTTTGGGACGATCGGCCGTAAGCTGGCCCATGCGCAGGCCGAAGCCGGCACAGGGAATCATGGCCAGCCCGTTCATGCCGGCGAAGCGATCCTCTGCGCCAGATCTTGCAGTGCATCAAGATGAAGCGTGCGCATATCCTTCACAAAAAGAAAGACCGTATCGGGAAAATGTCCGAGCAGCACGATCTCTTCCAGTCGTCGCAGGGCGGGCTCGATGCTATGCACATAGAAGGGCTTTTCTTTCTCAAACGTGAGAAAGAGATAGCTACCAAGGGCCTTAAAGATGCGCTGAAGCGCCTGTAGATAATAACGGTTTCCATCTTCGCCCGGACGACGATCCGTAATGGAGCGATAATAGTCGAGCCAGTGCCGTCGCTGTTCCATCGTCAGATCGCTGTACGGATCATAGAGCAGCGATGAGAGGTCATACCAGGGAAGCCCCATACGCGCATCCTGAAAATCGATGAAGACGATGCGTTGTGGATTCGACGGATCGGGAATCATGATGTTGCGCGCATGAAAGTCGCGATGCGTGAAGACGCGCGGCTCGGATTTGCCGAGATGCTCGCAGACGCTGCGCAGAAACATCTGCAGCTCGAACGACGGCCGCATGTCTACGTGCAAACGATCACTCAGGCGATCCAGGCGGGCAAAGAGGAACTCCATCTCCCACCAGAGTTTGTCGAAATCAAAGAAGCGGCCGGCCACAACATTTGGAGCCGTCAAACGATGCCAGCGTGCCAGCTCGTCGATGGCGGCCGTATAGGCTAACTCGCCGGCCTGGCGGTCTTTGCGGTACAGCGAATCGAGCGATTCGGCGCCTGCATCTTCAAGAAGCAGCCATCCGCGCTCGTCGAGATCGATGATAGACGGAACGGCCGCTCCTTCTTTTTTTAAGAAGCGACCGATCTGAACGAAATCAGAGCTCTCAATTTGAAAGGGAAGGTCAAGGCAGAGAATCGCCGATCCGCCTGCGGATTGCACACGCCAGTAGCGCCGGGCCGATCCTTCATCGGCAAGCGCCGCCGCCTTCTCGAAGTCGAAGCCGTTTCTCGAAAGAAACGGCTGCAATTCCGATAAACGTTGCCGCAGCGGACCGATCGTCATCAATCGAGCTCGCGAATAAAGGTTCCGATGCGCTCCACTCCGGAACGGATGGCCTCTTCGCCCAGAGCGTAAGACAGACGCACGCAGCGATCGTCTCCGAAGGCGATACCCGGAACGACGGCGACGTTATGCTTTTCGATAAGCAGGTTTGAGAAGGCCATGCTCATCGACGTCTCTCCCGGCGGAACAAGCTGCTTGAACTTCGGCTTGTTGTAGATGGCCGAGATGTCGGGAAAGATATAAAAAGCGCCCGAGGGCAGGAAGACCTTCACGCCGTCGATGCTTTCAAGAATGCGAAACATGAGATCGCGTCGCCCCTGAAAGATGCGTTTGAAATCACCGATGAACGATTGATCGCCTGAAAGCGCTGCCGCAGCAGCAGTCTGAGCGATGGAGGCAGGGTTAGACGTGCTCTGCCCCTGAATCGTTTCCATCGCCTCGATTATATGAGCGGGGCCGGCTCCGTAACCGATGCGCCATCCGGTCATGCTGTAGGCCTTGCTCACGCCGTTAACGACGACGGTGCGGTCGCGAAGCGAGGGCTCGATCATGAGGATGTTTTTAAATTTTAGCCCGTCATAGAGCAGGTGCTCGTAGATGTCGTCTGAAACGATGAGAACATGCGGATGCTTTAAGAGAATATCGGCATACTGTCGCAGCATGGCCTCGTCGAAGTAGCTTCCCGTCGGATTGGATGGCGAGTTGATGACGATCATCTTCGTCTTCGGTGTAATAAGCGCTGCGAGTTTTGCCGGTGAAGGAACATACTTCTCTTCGATCGACGTTTCCAGTACGACTGGTTTTGCGCCGCAGAAGGATACGATATCATTGTAAGAAACCCAGTAAGGAGCGGGGATGATGACTTCGTCTCCCGGATTGAGCACGGCGAGGAAGAGATTGAACAGAACCTGTTTGCCGCCCACTGAAGCGGTGATCTCGTTTAATCCGTATTTGAAGCCGTTCTCGCGCTCGAACTTCTGCTGAATGGCCTTCTTGAGTTGAACGGTGCCGCCGACAGGTGTGTATTTTGTCTGCCCGTCACGGATAGCCGTGATGGCCGCTTCTTTAATGGAATCCGGAGTATCGAAGTCGGGTTCGCCGGCGCCGAAGCCGATGACGTCGCGACCCATGGCCTTGAGTTCTTTTGCCTTTGCTGTGATGGCCAGGGTCAGCGAAGGGGAGATGGTGTTCATGCGTTCTGATACGGAGATCATGGGCGAGCCTCAGACGGTGGATTACGGTAAATTTTTTACAGCGCGTACTCCAGCAATTAGAAAATACTTCCGGCTCTTAGCTTCGCGGTAGCTCTGGCTCTGTGCAGA
This region of Leptonema illini DSM 21528 genomic DNA includes:
- a CDS encoding tetratricopeptide repeat protein, which gives rise to MISLSSALLASTMAVSTLLPGFFSEWKTVQSAAFEAAKEPQKPIDANKLFDEKALEKANQRLKIRDLTSAITREFFLKNFRKGEALLTELKALNPTNGIDLYFQSILEFEKGNFATSIFMLEECLKKNNELDPAWNMLGYLYSRSGDQERALKAFEKAIAFEPYHPVYRYNHARALWLTGSFSAALDETKRVLDLRDNMPEAYFLAGLILEDMKREKEALPYYRLAEERGLSEDDFYVHYFRLGLKLDSSADLLRLLEKTRQSKNPDLIRMQATIRMNAGEFQRALEFNLQLLSNGHYVEEDLARTGELLCRTGTGMSGLQGTKLNDAAISRIRVGFEKCEGTRRKGPDVRDPVLQPAL
- a CDS encoding pyridoxal phosphate-dependent aminotransferase, coding for MISVSERMNTISPSLTLAITAKAKELKAMGRDVIGFGAGEPDFDTPDSIKEAAITAIRDGQTKYTPVGGTVQLKKAIQQKFERENGFKYGLNEITASVGGKQVLFNLFLAVLNPGDEVIIPAPYWVSYNDIVSFCGAKPVVLETSIEEKYVPSPAKLAALITPKTKMIVINSPSNPTGSYFDEAMLRQYADILLKHPHVLIVSDDIYEHLLYDGLKFKNILMIEPSLRDRTVVVNGVSKAYSMTGWRIGYGAGPAHIIEAMETIQGQSTSNPASIAQTAAAAALSGDQSFIGDFKRIFQGRRDLMFRILESIDGVKVFLPSGAFYIFPDISAIYNKPKFKQLVPPGETSMSMAFSNLLIEKHNVAVVPGIAFGDDRCVRLSYALGEEAIRSGVERIGTFIRELD
- a CDS encoding NTP transferase domain-containing protein translates to MNGLAMIPCAGFGLRMGQLTADRPKPLLPVHGVPLLAYSLFLLHEWQIERCIINLHYRGDQIKEYLKDFPFFPIHFSEEKERILGTAGGIRYAMQTTPLQGQFLYMNPDTIFWPDRRPEAPAGSRDLFLYLCPKEPGNTERGFEPVVDSLADSLANHLSERFVPLRMGAGSFYYSGLSLLHTDAVSDIEPGAVAELRDTFQRYAAMPGDRLQGSLYSGLRYDCGNLEQFEALKKVDPVPAVWKDRWYSFLNRWPGACPS
- a CDS encoding aminoglycoside phosphotransferase family protein, with protein sequence MQPFLSRNGFDFEKAAALADEGSARRYWRVQSAGGSAILCLDLPFQIESSDFVQIGRFLKKEGAAVPSIIDLDERGWLLLEDAGAESLDSLYRKDRQAGELAYTAAIDELARWHRLTAPNVVAGRFFDFDKLWWEMEFLFARLDRLSDRLHVDMRPSFELQMFLRSVCEHLGKSEPRVFTHRDFHARNIMIPDPSNPQRIVFIDFQDARMGLPWYDLSSLLYDPYSDLTMEQRRHWLDYYRSITDRRPGEDGNRYYLQALQRIFKALGSYLFLTFEKEKPFYVHSIEPALRRLEEIVLLGHFPDTVFLFVKDMRTLHLDALQDLAQRIASPA